The nucleotide sequence TTTGCGGCTTATGCATCGCGTTCAACCGATTCGAATGCCTCGATGGCTTCGAGCAGCGCATGCCCGCCGGCGCGTGCGAAGTGCGTTTGAACGGTCTGCGGCTGAACCGACAACACCTCGGCCACCTCGGCCATCAGGGGCGCATCGGGCGCCGCCAGCCGCATGAAGATATCCGCCTGACGTCCGGTCCAATGGCGCGAACGTTCGTCGCAGACGGCAAACAGCGCCCGCGTCAACGTATTGTCGCCGGGTGAGGCGCGTTGCTCTTCGATCCGCCAGAGTTGGTGCACGCCCAGTTGCTCCAGCCCGTGCCCGGATAGCTCGAACGCCGCGCCCGAGGACTCGGCCAGCGTCGCGGCCGCGGTCGCCGCGCCCACGCCGACGCCGATGCGCGTGTCGCCCCGATCACTCACGCGGCGCACGGCCGCACGCGCGAACAGGCAGGCACGCAAGGCATGCGCCGGGCGATTGATGAGCAGCTGCCAGCCGTCGCCGCGGAAACGCTCGTAGCAAACGCCGGACTCGCCCGGCCATGTGCCGATGATCGTTGCCAGCTCGGCGAGCGCCGCCATGACGGTATCCAGGCCATCATCGGATAGCGCCGATGACTTCACGATATCGCCGGTCAGAACACAGACGGTCGGTTGCTGCATGAACGGGCTCTCTTCGACAGACCTAGAAATCGAAACTGTGCTGCGCGGTCGCGGCCGGCGCAAACCGCGACCGCAGCAACGCGCTGCTCACCTCGCCGACCCCCGGATGATGATTGGCGCAGATCACGAACGGCATGGCTTTTTTCACCCCGGCCTTGAGCGCGACCAGATCCTCGAGCCGCACCTTCTGCCAACGCCGCATAGCCAGAATACGGTTGACCGATTTCACCCCGAGACCGGGCACGCGCAACAGTCGTTCGCGGTCGTCCCGATTCAGATTCACCGGGAAATAAGCCCGGTTGCGCAACGCCCAGGCAAGCTTGGGGTCGACCTCCAGATCCAGCATGCCGGCCGCGGCCGTATCGTCGCCGCCCGCGGTGATTTCATCGTGGCGATAACCATAGAACCGGATCAGCCAATCGGATTGATACAGCCGATGCTCACGCATCAGCGACGTACGCCGTGCCGGCAACTTGGCCGAGGCATCCGGGATCGGCGAAAACGCCGAAAAATAGACACGTTTGAGCCGATAGGACGCGTATAAATCGGCCGTAGTCGACAGAATGGCGGCATCCGTGGACGGCTCCGCGCCGATGATCATCTGCGTCGACTGCCCAGCCGGCGCGAAGCGTTCGATCGGCGCCGGCGTCGGCCGCGCGTTGGTGATGCGTCGGGCGGCCCGCCGCGCCTCGGCCTGCTCGTCCTGACGGGACCGGATACGCGCCATCGACAGCTTGATGGTGCGGTGATCCTTCTCCGGCGCCAGATCGTGCAGGGCCGCCGGCGTGGGCAGCTCCACGTTGATCGACAGGCGATCGGCGTATTGGCCCGCCTCGGCCAGCAGCCCACCGTCGGCATCCGGGATGGTCTTGAGATGGATATAACCCCGAAAATCGTGATCGACACGCAGGCTGCGCGCCACCTCGACGAGCCGGGCCATGGTGTAGTCGGCGGTCTGGATCACGCCCGAGGACAGAAACAGCCCCTCGATGTAATTGCGCTTGTAGAAATCCAGCGTCAGGTTGACCACTTCCGCGGTCGAGAATCGCGCCCGCTGGACGTTCGACGAATTACGGTTGATGCAATAGCTGCACTCGTAGATGCAGAAATTGGTCAGCAGTATCTTGAGCAGCGAGATACAGCGTCCGTCCGGCGCATAGGCATGACAGATACCCGAGCCCTCGGCCGAACCGACGCCGCGCCCACCGCGCGACGAACGCGATACCGTACCGCTGGAGGCACAAGAGGCATCATACTTGGCGGCGTCCGCGAGAATCGCCAATTTCCGGATCGTTTCCATACTGGCTATTTATACAGTTTCTGCGCGAACAGATGCACCCTCGGCTGATCTCGCATACCCGACTTGCCGTGATCGGCCCGCTGACCGACGATGACGCCATGCAAACACGCGGATCACCCCGATGCTGCGGATCTCCAACACCGTCGTCCTGGAGGACGAAGAAATCGAATGGCAGGCCGTACGCGCCCAGGGCGCCGGCGGGCAGAAGGTCAACAAGACCAATTCGGCCGTGCATCTGCGGTTCGCCATCCCGGGCTCGTCGCTGCCCGAGGTCTACAAGACCCGGCTGATGGCCCGCGCGGGTACCGATCAACGCATCACGCGCGACGGCACCATCGTGATCAAGGCGCAGCAGTATCGCAGCCGCGAGGCCAACCTCGAGGACGCGCGCCAGCGCCTGGCCACGATCGTGGCCGCCGCCGGGCAGACACCCAAGAAGCGCCGGCCGACCCGGCCGTCAAAGTCCGCACGGCGCAAACGGACCGATGAAAAGAAGCGCCGGGGCCGGCTCAAGGCCATGCGTGGCCGGGACGTGCCGCGCGACTAAGCCTCAAGACGCCAGCGATTCGTCCGCCGAGTCGACGCCGAGCCCGTGGTCATGCGTTGGCGCCACGCCGAAGTAGCGCTTGTACTCGCGGGAGAACTGCGACGCGCTCTGATAGCCCACGGCACTCGCCGCGCCACTGACGTTGGCGGCGTTCTGGACCAGCAGGTCGCGGGCCTTGAGCAGGCGGATGCGCTTTTGATACTGCAACGGCGAGATCCGCGTGAGCTGCTTGAAATGGGCATGGAAGCTCGACACGCTCATGTGCGCGCGGGCCGCCAGCGCGGGGACCGAAAGCGGCGAGGCATACTCGGCACGCAGCAGTTCGATCGCGCCGCCGATGCGCGCGTAGACCCCCTGGGATTGCAGCAGTTGACGCAGCAGATGGCCCTGGGGCCCGCGCAACGCCGCGAAGATCACTTCGCGGATCCGCGCCTGGCCCAGCGCGCGCGCGGCCGACGGATCCTCCAGACAGGCCAGCAACCGCTCCAGCGCATTCCCGATGGCGCCGTCGAGCGTTACGGCCGCCATGGGCAGAGTATCCTCGACCCGCGCCGCGCCACGTCTAGACTCCGTCGGGCTCACAGCCCCGGCGAGTTCGGCCAGCAATTCCGGGGCGATCCGCAGGGCCGCGCCCAGCAATGGCGCCTCGGCCGATCCGCCGGTTTCGCACTCGAACGGGAGCGGGATGGCCTGGACCAGATAATGGCCGGCCCCATAACGGATCACGCGGTCGTCGATGAAGCCGGTTTTTTCGCCCTGAACAATGAAGATCAGACCGGGTTCGTACACGATCGGCTCGCGTTGTCGATGACAATGCGAAGCCACCAGCGACAACGCATCCAGGGCGGTATCGTTGAAACCGTCATGGCATACGTGGCGCTCGATCATGCGCGCCATTCGCTGGAGGTCTGTCGGCCCGGCCTGGGTCATCGGATCGGTCATCACAATACCGCACTATTGAACCGAAATAAGATTGTGCACGAAATCGCGTAGTTTTCCCGTGTCATCCCGCAGCGGCTCATAGTTTCGGGCATAAACACGCCATGAATGCCTATGGTTTCAAGTCGCTGCCGGACCAATGATTGACGCCGACGGCAGGCCGACGCCTGCACTGTTTGCCATCACAAGGAAGCTTCATGCCTACTGAGACCCAAGCCTACGCGGCCCACGCTGCCGACAAACCACTCGAACACTGGCACCTCGAGCGGCGCGACCCGCGCCCGGATGATGTCTCGATCGAGATTCTCTACTGCGGCGTCTGTCATTCCGATCTGCATTTCGCCAGGAACGACTGGGGTTTCACCGAATTCCCGATCGTGCCGGGCCACGAGATCGTGGGCCGGGTGACCCACGTCGGCCCCGAGGTGCAGCATTATGCCGAGGGCGATCTGGTCGGCGTCGGCTGCATGGTCGATTCCTGCCGCGAATGCGATGCCTGTCATGACGGACTGGAACAGTACTGTCTCAACGGCTTCACCATGACTTACGGCAGTGAGGATCGCCACGACGGCACCATGACGCAGGGCGGGTATTCCACCTTCGTGGTCGTGTCCGAGCGTTTCGTGGTCAAGATGCCCGACGGCATCGATCTGAAATCGGCGGCGCCGATCATGTGCGCCGGCATCACGACCTACTCGCCGCTCAAGCACTACGGCGTCAAGCCCGGCGACAAGGTCGGCGTGATCGGCATGGGTGGTCTGGGCCATATGGGCGTCAAGCTCGCCAAGGCGCTGGGCGCGGAAGTGACCGTGTTCACCCGTTCCGAATCCAAGGTGGCCGAGGCCAAGTCCAACGGCGCCGATCATGTCGTGGTCTCGACCGACGACGACCAGATGAACGCCGTGGCCGAAACCTTCGATTTCATGCTCGACACCGTGCCGGTGCAGCATCCGATCGATCCCTATCTGGGCGCGCTGAAATACGACGGCACGCATATTCTGGTCGGCCTGATGGATCCGATCGAACCGGCCATCACCGGCATGAACCTGGTCTTCAAGCGTCGCGTGGTCGGCGGCTCGTTGATCGGCGGCATGCCGGAAACCCAGGAAGTGCTGGATTTCTGCGCGCAAAAAGGCATCACCTGCGATGTCGAGATGATCGACATGGACTACATCAACGAAGCCTTCGAACGCATGAAGGATGGCGATGTCCGCTATCGCTTCGTCATCGACATGGCCTCGCTGAAAGACAAGGCGGCGTAAGCCGCTCGATCCGCCGGGCCAGCGCGGCCGGCAAACCGGCGCCCGTGGTGGGCGCCGGTTTTTTCATGGGCGGCGCCTATGTGCCGTTCACGAGCCGTGACCGTTGTCGGCCTTGGCTGCCGCCATCTTCCCGGCCGAATGGATCGGCTTGTAGATACAGGTCGCGCCCACCGGGGTCACCGCCAGCAACCCTACCGACGTCAACGCTATCCGCTTCATCCGCCCACTCCGATTCGATGGTTGCGGCCCGTCCGGACACCGCGCCCGACGACCCGACGATGGCTCCTAATCGAGGAATTCGATCAACGCCTGGTTGAACTCCTCGGCATGCGTGGCGTTGATACCGTGCGGGCCGCCCTGAATGACCACCAGCGAGGCATCCGGAATGCTCTCGGCGGTGCGCTTGCCCGAAACTTCCAACGGCAAGATGGCATCGGCATCGCCGTGAATGACCAGCGTGGGCACATCGATCCGTCCCAGATCGGCGCGAAAGTCGGTGCGCCCGAAGGCCGCGATGCAGTCCAGTGTCCCCTTGGCCGAAGCGCCCCAGGCCAGATTGCGGTGATAGATGCGTGCGGCTTCACTGACCAGCAGGCCGCCTGCTTCGGTGGAGAAAAAGTTCGACAAGAATTCCTCCATGAAGGCCAGCCGGTCGCCGGCCACACCGGCCTCGAGCTGCGCGATGGAGGCCTCGTCCAGGCCGCCTTGCGGATTGTCGTCGCTGCGGTACAGATACGGCGGCACGGCCGCGGCAAACACCGCCCCGGCAATCCGCGAGCTGCCGTAGGTGCCGAGATAACGCGCGACTTCGCCGCCGCCCATGGAAAAACCGACCAGGGTGGCGTCGTGCAGGTCCAGCCTCTCCATCAGTGCATGCAGATCCGCCGCCAGGCTGTCGTAGTCGTAGCCCTCCCATGGCTGGGACGACTGGCCGAAGCCGCGCCGATCGTAGGTGATCACGCGATAGCCGGCCTCGACCAGTGGCCGCACCTGGTTTTCCCAGGACCGGCCCGACAATGGCCAACCATGGATGAGCACGACCGGGCGACCGGCGCCGACATCCTCGTAGTACAGCTCGATCGGGGCCGTGTTTTCGGTGCCGATTTGCACATAAGCCATGGGGACTCTCCATCAGGAACGAATAATCAACCCGCCCAATATGCGTCAGCTCGGCCAGCCAGAAAAGCGCTCGGCGGCCCGGGCGCCGCATGCCCGTGGATCCGCGGATTGGGTGCCATCTTGCCGCCCCGGCCCCGTGCGCCGGGCGGGCACGACGATTGGCGCATCGATGCCCGCCGCCGGCCGTGCCGGAAAGGGCGCCGAAAGAAAACGTCGATAGCCTAACGCCCAGTTAAAGCTTCAAGCCGGAGTGCTTCTTGCGCGATTGGATGATCCTGTGTGATTTCGACGGCACGATCGCCGTGGATGATGTCACCGACGCCTTGTTGACGAAATTCGCAGCCGCCGAGTGGATGCGCATCGAAGCGGATTGGCGTGCGGGCCGCATCGGCTCGCGTGAATGCATGACGGCCCAGGTGGCCCTGATCGATGCGCCGCAGCAGGCCGTCGATGCATTGCTCGACAGCATGATCATCGACCCGGCATTCCCGGCATTCATCGCCGATGCCGTGCGCATGGGCATGTCCGTGACCGTGGTCAGCGACGGTCTGGACTATGCCATCCGCCGCATTCTCGCCGGCTATGGCCTGGATCACCTGCCGATTCGAGCCAATCGACTGCTGCACGACGGCGACCGCGGCTGGTCGATGCGCTCGCCGTTCGCGAGTCCGGCCTGCGCCGCGGCCAGCGGCACCTGTAAATGCCGCATCGCAACAGATCAAGCCCCGACACTTCTCATTGGCGACGGCCAATCGGATTTCTGTGTCGCGGGCACCGCCGACTATGTGTTCGCCAAGGACCGCTTGATCGAACACTGTCGAACCAAGGGCATCCCCCATTCATCGATCGCCGATCTGCGCGATGCGCGGCGGCTGTTGCCGCGCCTGCCCGAATTGGCCGGAATGGCGACCGTCTTTTCCTGAAACTTCCCCCTGCGAAGGCAAATGGCTATGAGTAGCGTTTTAAACACCGATGCCATCGGCATCGAGGCCACGGATGAAGCCTTGCTGGCCGACGAGGCCCGGTACTGCTCGTTCGGCGACACCGTCCACTACACCGACCCGCCGAAACTGTTCGAAGGCTGCGAAGGCAGCTATATGTACGACTCTTCGGGCACCCCGTACCTCGACCTGCAGATGTGGTATTCGGCGGTCAACTTCGGCTATGCCAATCCGCGCCTCAACGACGCGCTCAAGCGCCAGATCGATCATCTGCCGCAGGTTGCCAGTCAGTATCTGCATCGCGAGAAGATCGAGCTGGCCAAGACCATCGCCGTCGATGCCGAGCGCAAGTTCGGCCGGGCCGGCCGTGTGCACTTCAACGTGGGCGGCGCGCAGGCGATCGAGGATTCGCTCAAGATCGTGCGCAACTACACCGGCGGCAAGAGCCTGATGTTCGCCTTCGAGGGCGGCTATCACGGCCGCACCCTCGGAGCCTCGGCGATCACGTCCAGCTACCGCTACCGTCGCCGCTACGGCCACTTCGGCGAGCGGGCGATGTTCCTGCCGTATCCGTACCCGTTCCGTCGCCCCAAGGGCATGGGCAAGGAAGAGTACGGCGAGCACCTGGTAGCCGAGTTCGCGCGCCTGTTCGAAACCGAGTACCACGGCGTGTGGGACCCGAAGGTCGGCGAGTGCGAATATGCCGCATTCTACGTCGAGCCACTGCAGGGTACCGGCGGCTACATCATGCCGCCGATGAACTACTTCCAGGGCCTGAAGAAGGTGCTGGACCAGTACGGCATCCTGATGGTCTGCGACGAAATCCAGATGGGTTTCTATCGCACCGGCAAGCTGTGGTCGATCGAGCACTTCGGCGTCACACCGGACATGATCGTGTTCGGCAAGGCGCTGACCAACGGCCTGAACCCGCTGTCGGGCCTGTGGGCCCGCGAAGAGCTGATCAACCCCGAGGTATTCCCGCCCGGCTCCACGCATTCGACCTTCAACGCCAATCCGCTGGGCACCGCGGTAGGCCTGGAGGCAATGAAGATGATGCACGAAACCGACTACGAGGCCATGGTCATGGCCAAGGGCGCGCACTTCCTGGAAGGCCTGCAGGACTTGCAAAAGCGCCACAAGGAGATCGGCGACGTCGATGGCCTGGGCCTGGCCCTGCGCTGCGAGATCTGCACCGAGGACGGCTTCACGCCCAACAAGGCGCTGGTCGATCGCATGGTCGACATCGGCCTGGCCGGCGAGCTGGAGCACAACGGTCGCAAACTGGGCCTGGTGCTGGACATCGGCGGCTATTACAAGAACGTAATTACGCTAGCGCCCTCGCTGCATATCAGCACCGAGGAGATCGACCTTGGCATCGCCCTGATCGATCAACTGCTGACCCGCGCCAAGCGCGCCGCCTGAGCGGCGCTTTGGCCGGTGCCGGAAGGGATGTTCACGATCCAGCGTTCGCCACATTCCGGTTTCGACGGGGCCGCCTTCGGGGCGGCCCCGTCAGCTTTGGAAGCGACGCAGCGCGAGTACCGCATTGAGCCCGCCAAAGGCGAACGAGTTGGACAATATCGTGTCGATACGTTGTTCCCGCGCGACATTGGGCACGTAATCGAGATCGCAGGCCGGATCGGGATCGAGAAAATTGGCCGTGGGCGGAATCAAATCCTGTCGCAGCATCCCCAGCGCCGCGACCAATTCCAGTGCACCGGACGCGCCCAGGGCGTGGCCGTGCACCCCCTTGGTCGAGGACACGGCAAGACGCGCGGCGTGTTCGCCGAATACCGCGTGGATAGCGCGCGTCTCGGTGGCGTCATTAGCCATCGTGCCCGTACCGTGCGCATTGATGTAGCCGACCTGTGCGGGCTGCAGGTCCGCATCGTCGAGTGCCGACTGCATGGCGCGTATGGCGCCCTGTGCCGAGGGCGCCACGATGTCATCGGCATCGGCGCTCATGCCGAAACCGGCCAGTTCGGCCAGAATCGTGGCGCCCCGCTGCTGCGCATGCGCCAGCGTTTCGAGAACACAGATCCCGGCGCCTTCGGCCAGCACCAGTCCGCGACGCTGCTTGCAGAACGGGCGACAGGTATCGTCCGCCACCACGCGCATCGCCTCCCAGCCGCGTATGCCCGACAGACTGAGACAAGAGTCGGTGCCCCCGGCCAGCGCGACATCGGCCAGGCCGCAACGCAGCATCGTCGCCGCCTGGGTCACCGCATGGTTGGACGATGCACAGGCGCTGACGACACCGAAGGCCGGGCCTGCCAGGCCGTGTTCGATACTGATCTGGCTCGCCGGTGCATTGGGCATCAAGCGCACGATCGACAGCGGATGAATACGTGTCGAATTGTCGCGATAAAGACGCTGGCTCTGTTCGTCGCGCGAAAACTCGCCGCCCACGCCGGTGCCCACGACAGTAGCCGCGCGCCTGCGAAGCGCTTCATTCGCGGCGAAATCGAGCCCCGACTGCGCGACCGCCTCGCGGGCGGCCAAAAGCGCCAGTTGCGAGACGCGGTCGAGCAGGCTCAGTTGGCCGCTTTCAAAATGAACGCTCGGATCGAAGTCTTCCAGCTGTGCCGCAACCTTCATGCGTAAGCTGACATTCTCCGCCGGCGACTGCAGGGGACGAATGCCACTGCGGCCTTCCACCATGGCGCGCCAGAGCGGATCGGCTCCGAGGCCGAGCGCGCTGACCGCTCCCATGCCGGTGATCACGACACGATGCATGCGCGGGGTCCGGGACAACGATGAGTCGCTCAAGGATCAGTTTCCCGCCGACTTTGCCGCCGCGCCGGCCAGTTCGGCGGTGACCACGTCGATCAGCCCGCGGACTGTGCCGGTATCGAAGTTCGGATCGCGCTCGGGCAAGGTGATATCGAAGTGTTCTTCGAGATCGAACAGGATTTCGATGGCTTCCATCGAAGCGATGCCGAGATCGTCGAGGGTGGCATCGAGTCCGATGTCCTCGGGGCCGACGTCGGTGTGGGCCGCGATGATCTGGAGTATCTCGGTCTGGACTGTCGCCGACATCTTGTTGCTCCCAGGCACGTATGGAATCCGCCCGCGGTCGCGCGCCCGACGTATGCCGCCAGCGCGAAAGCCCCGAACCCGTTTCACAGCGTAGGAGACGAACCTTGCCGCGACCTTTCATCGGGCAGTTGGAGCCCGCCTCGCTGGTCCGCCATTTTCAGGCCCATCCACCGACCGGATTTGCCGCAGGCGCGGGCCCCCGGGCAATGCCCGTCTTTTCCACCCGATTCGATCTGCTCACCACGGCCGAGCCGGCATTTCGTCGCCGCATGGAAAAACTGCCGCTGTTTCGCTACTGGCGGCGCTGGCTACAACCGCGCACGCTGTTTGCCGGTGCCACCGTCAGCGAATACGCCTGGTTGCCGGCCGGCGGCGACGCCCCGGCATTGGCCCGGGAACTAGTGGCGGCAAACGGCAAGGCATGGCCGTTTCTCATCGTCAAGGATCTGCCGCAGGCTTCGCCACTGCTGGACGCGGACGCCAACGCGTTCGTCGACGACTTCGTCAAGGCCTGCGAGGCGGCCGGCTTCGTCATCGTGGAAGGTCAGGCCCTGGCCTGGGTGCCGATCGATTTCGATAGCGAAGACGCCTATCTCAAGCGCCTGTCACGCGGGGCGCGGCGCAATATCCGGCGCAAGCTGCGATCACGCGATCAGTTGGAGGTACAGGCGTTGCATACCGGCGGCGCCGAACTGCTCGACCCCGCCCTGCAGGATGCCTGCATCGCCCTGTACGAGCAGGTCTATGCCCAGAGCGAAGTGCACTTCGACCACCTCGACGCCAGCTTCTTTCGCGCCGTTTTCGAAGATGCCGACAATGGCGGCGTGATGTTCGTCTATCGTCACCAGCAGCAGATGATCGGCTGGAACCTGTGCTTCGAGCATGCCGGCGGGCTGGTCGACAAATATGTCGGCTTCGACTACCCGGCCGCGCGCGATCACAATCTCTACGCCGTAAGCTGGATGCACAATCTGAGCTATGCCCGCGAGCGCGGCCTGACGCATTACATCGCCGGCTGGACCGACCCGGAGGTCAAGTCGCATCTCGGCGCCCACTTCACCTTCACACGACATGCGGTACGGCCGCGCAACCGCTTGCTGCGCGCGATATTGCGCCGCCTGGCGCCGTATTTCGAAAGCGACCGACAATGGTATGAACAGCGCACCGCCCATGTATCCCATCGCACTTGATCTCGATGGGTCGATCGGCCCCCTTGAGCGCGGCACCCGGATCGCACTCGACGGCTGGCCGGAACGACTGCGGTTCGCCTGCAGCCGCCGCGCGTTACGGGGCTTCGGCCGCGAGCTCGCCGGCAAGATGCCGCGGGATGCCGGCCCGGTCTTCATCGGCAGCGGCGATTTCCATCACCTGAGCCTGCCATTGATCGAACGAACCAGTGCCCGGCTACC is from Salinisphaera sp. LB1 and encodes:
- a CDS encoding aspartate aminotransferase family protein, encoding MSSVLNTDAIGIEATDEALLADEARYCSFGDTVHYTDPPKLFEGCEGSYMYDSSGTPYLDLQMWYSAVNFGYANPRLNDALKRQIDHLPQVASQYLHREKIELAKTIAVDAERKFGRAGRVHFNVGGAQAIEDSLKIVRNYTGGKSLMFAFEGGYHGRTLGASAITSSYRYRRRYGHFGERAMFLPYPYPFRRPKGMGKEEYGEHLVAEFARLFETEYHGVWDPKVGECEYAAFYVEPLQGTGGYIMPPMNYFQGLKKVLDQYGILMVCDEIQMGFYRTGKLWSIEHFGVTPDMIVFGKALTNGLNPLSGLWAREELINPEVFPPGSTHSTFNANPLGTAVGLEAMKMMHETDYEAMVMAKGAHFLEGLQDLQKRHKEIGDVDGLGLALRCEICTEDGFTPNKALVDRMVDIGLAGELEHNGRKLGLVLDIGGYYKNVITLAPSLHISTEEIDLGIALIDQLLTRAKRAA
- a CDS encoding GNAT family N-acetyltransferase, translated to MPVFSTRFDLLTTAEPAFRRRMEKLPLFRYWRRWLQPRTLFAGATVSEYAWLPAGGDAPALARELVAANGKAWPFLIVKDLPQASPLLDADANAFVDDFVKACEAAGFVIVEGQALAWVPIDFDSEDAYLKRLSRGARRNIRRKLRSRDQLEVQALHTGGAELLDPALQDACIALYEQVYAQSEVHFDHLDASFFRAVFEDADNGGVMFVYRHQQQMIGWNLCFEHAGGLVDKYVGFDYPAARDHNLYAVSWMHNLSYARERGLTHYIAGWTDPEVKSHLGAHFTFTRHAVRPRNRLLRAILRRLAPYFESDRQWYEQRTAHVSHRT
- a CDS encoding MtnX-like HAD-IB family phosphatase, with product MRDWMILCDFDGTIAVDDVTDALLTKFAAAEWMRIEADWRAGRIGSRECMTAQVALIDAPQQAVDALLDSMIIDPAFPAFIADAVRMGMSVTVVSDGLDYAIRRILAGYGLDHLPIRANRLLHDGDRGWSMRSPFASPACAAASGTCKCRIATDQAPTLLIGDGQSDFCVAGTADYVFAKDRLIEHCRTKGIPHSSIADLRDARRLLPRLPELAGMATVFS
- a CDS encoding putative DNA modification/repair radical SAM protein; its protein translation is METIRKLAILADAAKYDASCASSGTVSRSSRGGRGVGSAEGSGICHAYAPDGRCISLLKILLTNFCIYECSYCINRNSSNVQRARFSTAEVVNLTLDFYKRNYIEGLFLSSGVIQTADYTMARLVEVARSLRVDHDFRGYIHLKTIPDADGGLLAEAGQYADRLSINVELPTPAALHDLAPEKDHRTIKLSMARIRSRQDEQAEARRAARRITNARPTPAPIERFAPAGQSTQMIIGAEPSTDAAILSTTADLYASYRLKRVYFSAFSPIPDASAKLPARRTSLMREHRLYQSDWLIRFYGYRHDEITAGGDDTAAAGMLDLEVDPKLAWALRNRAYFPVNLNRDDRERLLRVPGLGVKSVNRILAMRRWQKVRLEDLVALKAGVKKAMPFVICANHHPGVGEVSSALLRSRFAPAATAQHSFDF
- a CDS encoding AraC family transcriptional regulator, which produces MTDPMTQAGPTDLQRMARMIERHVCHDGFNDTALDALSLVASHCHRQREPIVYEPGLIFIVQGEKTGFIDDRVIRYGAGHYLVQAIPLPFECETGGSAEAPLLGAALRIAPELLAELAGAVSPTESRRGAARVEDTLPMAAVTLDGAIGNALERLLACLEDPSAARALGQARIREVIFAALRGPQGHLLRQLLQSQGVYARIGGAIELLRAEYASPLSVPALAARAHMSVSSFHAHFKQLTRISPLQYQKRIRLLKARDLLVQNAANVSGAASAVGYQSASQFSREYKRYFGVAPTHDHGLGVDSADESLAS
- a CDS encoding beta-ketoacyl synthase; translation: MHRVVITGMGAVSALGLGADPLWRAMVEGRSGIRPLQSPAENVSLRMKVAAQLEDFDPSVHFESGQLSLLDRVSQLALLAAREAVAQSGLDFAANEALRRRAATVVGTGVGGEFSRDEQSQRLYRDNSTRIHPLSIVRLMPNAPASQISIEHGLAGPAFGVVSACASSNHAVTQAATMLRCGLADVALAGGTDSCLSLSGIRGWEAMRVVADDTCRPFCKQRRGLVLAEGAGICVLETLAHAQQRGATILAELAGFGMSADADDIVAPSAQGAIRAMQSALDDADLQPAQVGYINAHGTGTMANDATETRAIHAVFGEHAARLAVSSTKGVHGHALGASGALELVAALGMLRQDLIPPTANFLDPDPACDLDYVPNVAREQRIDTILSNSFAFGGLNAVLALRRFQS
- a CDS encoding NAD(P)-dependent alcohol dehydrogenase, with translation MPTETQAYAAHAADKPLEHWHLERRDPRPDDVSIEILYCGVCHSDLHFARNDWGFTEFPIVPGHEIVGRVTHVGPEVQHYAEGDLVGVGCMVDSCRECDACHDGLEQYCLNGFTMTYGSEDRHDGTMTQGGYSTFVVVSERFVVKMPDGIDLKSAAPIMCAGITTYSPLKHYGVKPGDKVGVIGMGGLGHMGVKLAKALGAEVTVFTRSESKVAEAKSNGADHVVVSTDDDQMNAVAETFDFMLDTVPVQHPIDPYLGALKYDGTHILVGLMDPIEPAITGMNLVFKRRVVGGSLIGGMPETQEVLDFCAQKGITCDVEMIDMDYINEAFERMKDGDVRYRFVIDMASLKDKAA
- a CDS encoding alpha/beta fold hydrolase, which gives rise to MAYVQIGTENTAPIELYYEDVGAGRPVVLIHGWPLSGRSWENQVRPLVEAGYRVITYDRRGFGQSSQPWEGYDYDSLAADLHALMERLDLHDATLVGFSMGGGEVARYLGTYGSSRIAGAVFAAAVPPYLYRSDDNPQGGLDEASIAQLEAGVAGDRLAFMEEFLSNFFSTEAGGLLVSEAARIYHRNLAWGASAKGTLDCIAAFGRTDFRADLGRIDVPTLVIHGDADAILPLEVSGKRTAESIPDASLVVIQGGPHGINATHAEEFNQALIEFLD
- the arfB gene encoding alternative ribosome rescue aminoacyl-tRNA hydrolase ArfB encodes the protein MLRISNTVVLEDEEIEWQAVRAQGAGGQKVNKTNSAVHLRFAIPGSSLPEVYKTRLMARAGTDQRITRDGTIVIKAQQYRSREANLEDARQRLATIVAAAGQTPKKRRPTRPSKSARRKRTDEKKRRGRLKAMRGRDVPRD
- a CDS encoding acyl carrier protein, whose amino-acid sequence is MSATVQTEILQIIAAHTDVGPEDIGLDATLDDLGIASMEAIEILFDLEEHFDITLPERDPNFDTGTVRGLIDVVTAELAGAAAKSAGN